A genomic stretch from Amycolatopsis sp. 195334CR includes:
- a CDS encoding AMP-binding protein — MSSTTAAYRAARDVLQDLAGDYEKAVASFAWPDFGDRFNWAIDWFDAVARGVDRTALWIVEEEDGSEAKYSFDQLACRSDQAAAHLAAHGVARGDRVLLMLDNQVELWESMLAVMKLGGVILPATTALGPAELADRIDRAAVQHVLVNAADTAKFDQVPGSYRRIAVGDAPDGWVAYRDAYELTVPPAEHPGTAPSDPQLLYFTSGTTSKPKLVEHTQVSYPVGHLATSFWVAAKPGDVHLNISSPGWAKHAWSCFFAPWIAEATIFVYNYARFDAGKLLEQIRRAGVNTFCAPPTVWRMLIKADLSGGPGALRELLSAGEPLNPEVMDQVAAAWGLTIRDGYGQTELPLAVGNVPGMPVKPGSMGLPLPGVPIVLVDPLTGQPADEGELCVDLAQRPMSLMTGYQGDAERNAEAMAGGYYHTGDVASRDADGYIFYIGRTDDVFKASDYKISPFELESVLIEHPAVAEAAVVPAPDELRLAVPKAYVALAAGYEPTAETAFSILKHARENLAPYQRIRRIEFFDLPKTISGKIRRVDLRGREERAATGQTEVTEYRDEQFPRLQS; from the coding sequence ATGTCGAGCACCACGGCGGCCTACCGCGCGGCCCGCGACGTCCTGCAGGACCTGGCCGGCGACTACGAGAAGGCGGTCGCGTCCTTCGCCTGGCCGGATTTCGGCGACCGGTTCAACTGGGCGATCGACTGGTTCGACGCGGTGGCCAGGGGCGTGGACCGCACGGCGCTGTGGATCGTCGAGGAGGAGGACGGGTCGGAAGCGAAGTACTCGTTCGACCAGCTCGCGTGCCGGTCGGACCAGGCCGCCGCGCACCTCGCCGCCCACGGCGTCGCCCGCGGTGACCGCGTGCTGCTGATGCTGGACAACCAGGTCGAGCTGTGGGAGTCCATGCTCGCGGTGATGAAGCTGGGCGGGGTCATCCTCCCGGCGACCACCGCGCTCGGACCGGCCGAGCTGGCCGACCGCATCGACCGCGCGGCGGTGCAGCACGTCCTGGTCAACGCCGCGGACACCGCCAAGTTCGACCAGGTTCCCGGCTCGTACCGCCGGATCGCCGTCGGGGACGCGCCGGACGGCTGGGTCGCCTACCGGGACGCCTACGAGCTGACCGTGCCGCCCGCCGAACACCCGGGCACCGCGCCCTCGGACCCGCAACTGCTCTACTTCACCTCCGGCACGACGAGCAAACCGAAACTCGTCGAGCACACGCAGGTCTCCTACCCGGTCGGGCACCTGGCGACCTCGTTCTGGGTGGCGGCCAAGCCCGGTGACGTCCACCTGAACATCTCCAGCCCCGGCTGGGCCAAGCACGCCTGGTCCTGCTTCTTCGCGCCCTGGATCGCCGAGGCGACGATCTTCGTCTACAACTACGCGCGCTTCGACGCGGGCAAGCTGCTGGAGCAGATCCGGCGAGCCGGGGTGAACACCTTCTGCGCCCCGCCCACCGTGTGGCGCATGCTGATCAAGGCCGACCTCTCCGGCGGGCCGGGGGCGCTGCGCGAACTGCTGTCCGCCGGCGAGCCGCTGAACCCGGAGGTGATGGACCAGGTCGCCGCCGCGTGGGGCCTGACCATCCGCGACGGTTACGGGCAGACCGAGCTGCCGCTGGCCGTGGGCAACGTGCCGGGCATGCCGGTCAAGCCCGGCTCGATGGGGTTGCCGCTGCCGGGCGTGCCGATCGTGCTGGTCGACCCGCTCACCGGGCAGCCCGCCGACGAGGGTGAGCTCTGCGTCGACCTGGCACAGCGGCCGATGTCGCTGATGACCGGCTACCAGGGCGACGCCGAACGCAACGCGGAAGCCATGGCGGGCGGCTACTACCACACCGGCGACGTCGCCTCCCGCGACGCCGACGGGTACATCTTCTACATCGGCCGCACCGACGACGTGTTCAAGGCGTCGGACTACAAGATCTCGCCGTTCGAACTGGAGAGCGTGCTCATCGAGCACCCGGCCGTGGCGGAAGCCGCCGTCGTCCCGGCCCCCGACGAACTCCGGCTGGCGGTGCCGAAGGCCTACGTCGCGCTCGCCGCCGGCTACGAGCCGACCGCCGAGACCGCCTTCTCCATTCTCAAGCACGCCCGGGAGAATCTCGCGCCGTACCAGCGCATCCGGCGCATCGAGTTCTTCGACCTGCCGAAGACCATCTCCGGCAAGATCCGGCGCGTCGACCTGCGCGGCCGCGAGGAACGCGCGGCCACCGGCCAGACTGAAGTCACCGAATACCGGGACGAGCAGTTCCCGCGGCTGCAGTCCTAG
- a CDS encoding alpha/beta hydrolase translates to MQERVKVTFESGGTTCAGYLHLPASPAGRLPCVVLCHGFSGTMDRLFPHAERFAAEGMAALVFDYRGFGESGGEPRQLADVGGQQEDLRAAIAFARRHVDPGAVVLWGNSLGGAHVISVAADDPGIAAVVAQIPFNGFPRRVAGRSTGQTLRLLAAIGCDALRGKLGLRPFYIPMVGRPGELAVAATAEADQHIRALTSGGEDSLWRNSIAPRALLGMMRYRPALAAARLTAPLLVCVAADDQETPIETTRELAERAPHGELRSYPGTHFTFYTDPAVREHALTDQVAFLRNR, encoded by the coding sequence ATGCAGGAGCGCGTCAAGGTCACCTTCGAGTCCGGCGGTACCACCTGTGCCGGGTACCTCCACCTGCCTGCGTCGCCGGCGGGACGGCTGCCGTGCGTCGTGCTGTGCCACGGGTTCAGCGGCACGATGGACCGGCTGTTCCCGCACGCCGAGCGGTTCGCCGCCGAGGGCATGGCGGCGCTCGTGTTCGACTACCGCGGTTTCGGGGAGAGCGGTGGCGAGCCGCGTCAGCTCGCCGACGTCGGTGGCCAGCAGGAGGATCTGCGGGCGGCCATCGCGTTCGCGCGGCGGCACGTCGATCCCGGTGCCGTGGTGCTGTGGGGCAATTCGCTGGGTGGCGCCCACGTGATCTCCGTGGCCGCCGATGATCCGGGGATCGCCGCGGTGGTCGCGCAGATCCCGTTCAACGGCTTCCCTCGGCGGGTGGCGGGCCGTTCGACGGGGCAGACGCTGCGGTTGCTGGCCGCCATCGGCTGTGACGCGCTGCGCGGCAAGCTGGGGCTGCGGCCGTTCTACATCCCGATGGTCGGGAGGCCGGGGGAGCTGGCCGTCGCGGCCACTGCCGAGGCCGACCAGCACATCCGCGCGCTCACCAGCGGTGGGGAGGATTCTTTGTGGCGCAACAGCATCGCGCCACGGGCGCTGCTCGGCATGATGCGCTACCGTCCCGCGCTGGCCGCGGCTCGGCTGACCGCGCCGCTCCTGGTCTGCGTCGCCGCCGACGACCAGGAGACTCCTATCGAGACGACCAGGGAGCTGGCCGAACGGGCGCCGCACGGGGAGTTGCGGAGTTACCCGGGCACGCACTTCACGTTCTACACCGACCCGGCCGTGCGCGAGCACGCCCTCACCGACCAGGTCGCCTTCCTGCGGAACCGGTAG
- a CDS encoding TetR family transcriptional regulator, with protein MSTTPQRILAAARALFAEHGYRATSMQAIADQLGITKAALYYHFDSKDELLRHLTLPLLDELEGALNDAETAGDPEAVRWRAIEGYVDVHLRHRETLLMLVRDMTLLVQAPVADRFRAAIALANDLIRGPEHDLAQRVRAAQVVAGLADPVVLFLDEPPEQVKRLILDGARALLATPAEKEEPAGTRPRGRPRGRSGGRPAALTEPDAQRARDLYAAGHPAQVIADRLGVSRATVYRCLKTSAG; from the coding sequence ATGAGCACCACCCCGCAGCGGATACTGGCGGCCGCCCGCGCCCTGTTCGCCGAACACGGCTACCGCGCCACCTCCATGCAGGCCATCGCGGACCAGCTCGGTATCACCAAAGCCGCGCTCTACTACCACTTCGACTCGAAGGACGAGCTGCTCCGCCACCTCACGCTGCCACTGCTGGACGAACTGGAGGGCGCGCTCAACGACGCGGAGACCGCCGGCGACCCGGAAGCGGTGCGCTGGCGCGCCATCGAGGGCTACGTCGACGTCCACCTGCGCCACCGGGAAACGCTGCTGATGCTGGTCCGGGACATGACGTTGCTGGTGCAGGCCCCGGTGGCGGACCGGTTCCGCGCGGCCATCGCACTGGCCAACGACCTGATCCGCGGCCCGGAGCACGACCTGGCCCAGCGGGTGCGTGCCGCCCAGGTGGTCGCCGGGCTGGCCGATCCGGTCGTGCTCTTCCTCGACGAACCCCCGGAGCAGGTCAAACGGCTCATCCTCGACGGCGCGCGCGCCCTGCTGGCGACCCCGGCCGAGAAGGAGGAACCGGCGGGCACCCGTCCTCGCGGCCGGCCCCGCGGCCGCAGTGGCGGGCGGCCCGCCGCGCTGACCGAGCCGGACGCCCAGCGGGCCCGCGACCTGTACGCGGCCGGGCACCCGGCACAGGTGATCGCGGACCGCCTCGGCGTCTCACGGGCCACCGTCTACCGCTGTCTCAAAACCTCGGCCGGTTGA
- a CDS encoding GMC family oxidoreductase has product MAKRAPRGDEADYVVVGSGSSGAAIAGRLAESGASVIVLEAGKTDEKLLVRKPGLVGPMHAVPQLKKPFDWGYYSVPQKHALDRTMPVPRGKVVGGSSSINGMVYVRGNRANFDAWAAEGNTGWDADSVNAAYKRMEDFEDGENAFRGAGGPIRITRNKIPQEGSLQFIQATADAIGCKILDDYNAESQEGVSRMQQNAADGLRYSASRGYLHHLAPPTLELQSGVLARKVLVENGRATGVEVTDANGGRRTIRAGKEVILSAGFIGSAQLLMLSGFGHAEHLKSHGIEVLADLPVGDNLHDHMFHALTFHVSSSKNTGTPPYFARGLARELMRPGTTFLANSVFEAVAFLRTSQATDVPDLQLHLLPWAYVSPNQDAPIRHDVDKRPALTVLTTLIYPKSRGTLRLASADPAAAPLIDPQYLADPADLEVLAEGSEMAREIFGSGAFQGSVKSEIHPGANLRGQELRDAILNRATSVYHGVGTCRMGVDELAVVSPDLKVRGVDGLRVCDASIMPSITGGNTNAPAIMIGEMGARLVLSGN; this is encoded by the coding sequence ATGGCGAAGAGGGCACCGCGCGGCGACGAGGCCGACTACGTGGTCGTCGGGTCGGGCAGCTCCGGGGCGGCGATCGCGGGCAGGCTCGCCGAGTCCGGGGCGAGCGTGATCGTGCTCGAGGCGGGCAAGACGGACGAGAAGCTGCTGGTCCGCAAGCCCGGCCTGGTCGGGCCGATGCACGCCGTGCCCCAGCTCAAGAAGCCCTTCGACTGGGGCTACTACTCGGTCCCGCAGAAGCACGCGCTCGACCGCACGATGCCGGTCCCCCGCGGCAAGGTGGTCGGCGGCTCCAGCTCGATCAACGGCATGGTCTACGTCCGCGGCAACCGCGCCAACTTCGACGCCTGGGCCGCCGAGGGCAACACCGGCTGGGACGCGGACAGCGTGAACGCCGCGTACAAGCGGATGGAGGACTTCGAGGACGGCGAGAACGCGTTCCGCGGTGCCGGCGGCCCGATCCGGATCACCCGCAACAAGATCCCCCAGGAGGGCTCGCTCCAGTTCATCCAGGCCACCGCCGACGCCATCGGCTGCAAGATCCTCGACGACTACAACGCCGAGTCCCAAGAGGGCGTCAGCCGGATGCAGCAGAACGCCGCCGACGGCCTCCGCTACAGCGCCTCCCGCGGCTACCTCCACCACCTCGCGCCGCCGACCCTGGAACTCCAGTCCGGCGTGCTCGCCAGGAAGGTGCTCGTCGAGAACGGCCGGGCGACCGGGGTCGAGGTCACCGACGCCAACGGCGGGCGCCGCACCATCCGCGCCGGCAAGGAGGTCATCCTCTCCGCCGGGTTCATCGGCTCGGCGCAGCTGCTCATGCTTTCGGGCTTCGGCCACGCCGAGCACCTCAAGAGCCACGGCATCGAGGTGCTCGCGGATCTCCCGGTCGGCGACAACCTGCACGACCACATGTTCCACGCGCTGACCTTCCACGTCTCGTCGAGCAAGAACACCGGCACCCCGCCCTACTTCGCGCGCGGGCTGGCCAGGGAGCTGATGCGGCCGGGCACCACCTTCCTGGCGAACTCGGTCTTCGAGGCCGTCGCCTTCCTCCGCACCTCGCAGGCCACCGACGTGCCCGACCTCCAGCTGCACCTGCTGCCGTGGGCCTACGTCTCCCCCAACCAGGACGCGCCGATCCGGCACGACGTGGACAAGCGGCCCGCGCTCACCGTGCTGACCACGCTGATCTACCCGAAGAGCCGCGGCACGCTGCGGCTCGCGTCGGCCGATCCGGCCGCCGCCCCGCTGATCGACCCCCAGTACCTGGCCGACCCCGCCGACCTCGAAGTGCTCGCCGAGGGCTCGGAGATGGCCCGCGAGATCTTCGGCTCCGGCGCCTTCCAGGGCTCGGTCAAGTCGGAGATCCACCCGGGCGCCAACCTCCGCGGCCAGGAACTGCGCGACGCCATCCTCAACCGCGCGACCTCGGTGTACCACGGGGTCGGGACCTGCCGGATGGGCGTCGACGAGCTCGCCGTCGTCTCCCCCGACCTCAAGGTCCGCGGGGTGGACGGGCTGCGGGTCTGCGACGCCTCGATCATGCCGTCGATCACCGGCGGCAACACCAACGCGCCCGCCATCATGATCGGCGAGATGGGCGCGCGCCTCGTACTTTCCGGCAACTGA
- a CDS encoding succinic semialdehyde dehydrogenase: protein MTVTPVALTRPASVTDAFLRQLVARVPGSGGATWRLTEVYTGETLVELPQSTPSDIERAFAVAREAQRKWAATPLKQRLAVFKRAHALFTDRAKAVTDLIQVESGKNRQMAIEETCDPAMVMSHYLKRATKLLAPTRRGGPVPLVTNSTEIRQPKGVVGIIAPWNFPFATGISDAVPALMAGNAVVLKPDNKTALSPLYGIRLLEEAGLPEGLFQVVCGEGPDVGPTLIDNADYVMFTGSTATGRVIGERAGRNLIGCCLELGGKNPMIVLPDADLAEAVQGAVFGAFGNTGQICMHIERIYLPESRYEEFKKAFVAKAEALDVRAAYDFGPEMGSLVSVDHMQRVKSHVDDAVAKGANVLCGGKPRPDLGPAFFEPTILEGVTKDMVCGVTETFGPVVALHKYRTVDEAVELANDTEYGLNASVWGVDLDGARAVAARIESGNVNINDILATAYASKGTPSGGVKTSGVGARHGDQGLLKYTDVKNLAVLKKQVMGPRPGQDYEKYVKSMISGLKLMRKFRIR, encoded by the coding sequence ATGACCGTCACCCCAGTCGCGCTCACCCGCCCGGCGTCGGTCACCGACGCGTTCCTGCGGCAGCTCGTCGCCAGAGTGCCCGGCTCGGGCGGGGCGACCTGGCGGCTCACCGAGGTCTACACCGGCGAAACCCTGGTGGAACTGCCGCAGTCGACGCCGTCCGACATCGAGCGGGCGTTCGCCGTCGCCCGCGAGGCACAGCGGAAGTGGGCGGCCACGCCGCTCAAGCAGCGGCTGGCGGTGTTCAAGCGGGCGCACGCGCTCTTCACCGACCGGGCCAAGGCCGTCACCGACCTGATCCAGGTGGAGAGCGGCAAGAACCGGCAGATGGCGATCGAGGAGACCTGCGACCCGGCGATGGTGATGAGCCATTACCTCAAGCGGGCCACCAAACTCCTGGCGCCGACCCGGCGCGGCGGGCCGGTCCCGCTGGTCACCAACTCCACCGAGATCCGGCAGCCCAAGGGCGTGGTCGGCATCATCGCGCCGTGGAACTTCCCGTTCGCCACCGGCATTTCCGACGCCGTGCCCGCGCTGATGGCCGGGAACGCGGTGGTGCTCAAGCCGGACAACAAGACCGCGCTCTCACCGCTCTACGGCATCCGGCTGCTCGAAGAGGCCGGGTTGCCCGAGGGCCTGTTCCAGGTGGTGTGCGGGGAGGGGCCGGACGTCGGCCCGACGCTGATCGACAACGCCGACTACGTGATGTTCACCGGTTCCACCGCCACCGGCCGGGTGATCGGCGAACGGGCCGGGCGGAACCTGATCGGCTGCTGCCTCGAACTCGGCGGCAAGAACCCGATGATCGTGCTGCCCGACGCCGACCTGGCCGAGGCGGTGCAGGGCGCCGTCTTCGGCGCCTTCGGCAACACCGGGCAGATCTGCATGCACATCGAGCGGATCTACCTGCCGGAATCGCGGTACGAGGAGTTCAAGAAGGCGTTCGTGGCCAAGGCGGAAGCGCTCGACGTGCGAGCCGCCTACGACTTCGGGCCGGAAATGGGCTCGCTCGTCTCGGTGGACCACATGCAGCGGGTCAAGTCGCATGTGGACGATGCGGTGGCCAAGGGCGCGAACGTGCTCTGCGGCGGCAAGCCGCGCCCGGATCTCGGCCCGGCGTTCTTCGAGCCGACGATTCTCGAGGGCGTCACCAAGGACATGGTCTGCGGGGTCACCGAAACCTTCGGGCCCGTTGTCGCGCTGCACAAGTACCGCACCGTCGACGAAGCCGTGGAACTGGCCAATGACACCGAATACGGCCTCAACGCCTCGGTCTGGGGAGTCGATCTCGACGGCGCACGCGCGGTCGCCGCGCGCATCGAATCGGGCAACGTCAACATCAACGACATCCTCGCCACCGCCTACGCCTCGAAGGGAACCCCGTCCGGCGGCGTGAAAACCTCCGGGGTCGGCGCCCGCCACGGCGATCAGGGACTGCTCAAGTACACCGACGTGAAGAACCTCGCCGTGCTCAAGAAGCAGGTGATGGGGCCGCGTCCGGGGCAGGACTACGAAAAGTACGTCAAAAGCATGATTTCCGGCCTGAAACTCATGCGGAAGTTCCGTATTCGGTGA
- a CDS encoding class I SAM-dependent methyltransferase — MITCRLCGSAHLASVVDLGATPPCERFLTEEQLGEPEPAYPLHLLVCTDCWLAQLPPLISPEDTFTEYAYFSSYSASWVEHAGAFVDDAVSRLGLGDSSFVVEVASNDGYLLRHVVARRIRCLGVEPSVNVGEAARSAGVPTRTAFLGPETGREVREEHGPADLVVANNVYAHIPDITGFTHGLRALVADDGWVSIEVQHLLTLIQRNQYDTIYHEHFQYYTVESARRALASGGLSVVDVELLPTHGGSIRLWARPDAAAGEPSRRMTEVLDAEKAAGLHELSGYTEFAERVKKVRLELTKFLVDAALDGRTVVGYGAPGKGNTLLNHCGIRPDLLPYTVDRNPYKHGRYTPGTRIPVLPPERIAEDQPDYVLVLPWNLRTELTAQLAFVGDWGGKLLFPIPHLEIVEVKS; from the coding sequence ATGATCACCTGCCGTCTCTGCGGCTCGGCCCACCTCGCCAGCGTCGTCGACCTCGGCGCGACGCCGCCGTGCGAACGGTTCCTGACCGAGGAACAGCTCGGTGAACCGGAACCGGCCTATCCCCTGCACCTCCTGGTGTGCACCGACTGCTGGCTCGCGCAGCTCCCGCCGTTGATCTCCCCCGAAGATACTTTCACCGAATACGCCTATTTCTCGTCGTATTCCGCCTCCTGGGTGGAGCACGCCGGTGCGTTCGTCGACGACGCCGTTTCCCGGCTCGGTCTCGGCGATTCCTCCTTTGTCGTCGAGGTCGCCAGCAATGACGGTTACCTTTTGCGGCACGTGGTGGCGCGGCGGATCCGGTGCCTGGGCGTGGAACCGTCGGTGAACGTGGGCGAGGCCGCGCGGTCGGCCGGGGTGCCGACCAGAACCGCTTTCCTCGGCCCGGAAACCGGGCGCGAGGTCCGCGAGGAGCACGGCCCCGCCGACCTGGTGGTGGCCAACAACGTCTACGCGCACATCCCGGACATCACCGGGTTCACCCACGGGCTGCGTGCCCTCGTCGCCGACGACGGCTGGGTCAGCATCGAGGTGCAGCACCTGCTCACGCTGATCCAGCGGAACCAGTACGACACCATCTACCACGAGCACTTCCAGTACTACACGGTGGAATCGGCGCGCCGGGCGCTGGCGTCCGGCGGTCTGTCCGTTGTGGACGTCGAACTCCTGCCGACGCACGGCGGCTCGATCCGCCTCTGGGCGCGCCCGGACGCGGCCGCCGGTGAGCCGAGCCGCCGGATGACCGAGGTGCTCGACGCCGAGAAGGCGGCCGGGCTGCACGAACTGTCCGGCTACACCGAGTTCGCCGAGCGGGTCAAGAAGGTCCGGCTGGAGCTGACCAAGTTCCTCGTCGACGCGGCGCTCGACGGCCGGACCGTGGTCGGCTACGGCGCGCCCGGCAAGGGCAACACGCTGCTGAACCACTGCGGTATCCGGCCGGACCTGCTGCCCTACACCGTCGACCGCAATCCCTACAAGCACGGCCGGTACACCCCCGGCACCCGGATCCCCGTCCTGCCCCCGGAGCGCATCGCCGAGGACCAGCCCGACTACGTGCTCGTCCTCCCGTGGAACCTGCGCACCGAACTGACCGCCCAGCTGGCCTTCGTCGGCGACTGGGGCGGAAAACTCCTCTTCCCCATCCCGCACCTGGAAATCGTCGAGGTGAAGTCGTGA
- a CDS encoding glucose-1-phosphate cytidylyltransferase gives MKVVLFCGGYGMRMRNGDASDVPKPMAMVGPRPLIWHVMRYYAHFGHTEFILCLGYGAHHIKEFFLDYRETASNDFVLRDGKAELLSTDISDWSISFVHTGLESAIGERLRRVRPHLGGDEMFLANYADVLTDAPLPEMIERFSAADAGASMMVVPPQSSFHCVEMDEGGRIGALTPVSDMPLWENGGYFVLRQEVFEHIPPGGDLVADGCGELAKRGRLLAYPYRGFWKPTDTVKERVQLDNAYTHGDRPWALWEHEPAGIA, from the coding sequence GTGAAGGTAGTCCTCTTCTGCGGCGGGTACGGCATGCGGATGCGCAACGGTGACGCGTCCGACGTACCCAAGCCGATGGCCATGGTCGGCCCGAGACCGCTGATCTGGCACGTGATGCGCTACTACGCGCACTTCGGGCACACCGAGTTCATCCTGTGCCTCGGTTACGGCGCGCACCACATCAAGGAGTTCTTCCTCGACTACCGGGAAACCGCGTCCAACGACTTCGTCCTGCGGGACGGCAAGGCGGAACTGCTGTCCACCGACATCTCCGACTGGTCGATCTCGTTCGTGCACACCGGCCTCGAATCGGCCATCGGCGAGCGGCTGCGCCGGGTCCGCCCGCACCTCGGCGGCGACGAGATGTTCCTCGCCAACTACGCCGACGTGCTCACCGACGCCCCGCTGCCGGAGATGATCGAGCGGTTCTCCGCCGCCGACGCCGGTGCCTCGATGATGGTGGTGCCGCCGCAGTCGTCGTTCCACTGCGTGGAGATGGACGAAGGCGGCCGGATCGGCGCGCTGACCCCGGTCAGCGACATGCCGCTGTGGGAGAACGGCGGCTACTTCGTGCTGCGCCAGGAGGTTTTCGAGCACATCCCGCCCGGGGGCGACCTGGTCGCCGACGGCTGCGGTGAGCTGGCCAAGCGCGGCAGGCTGCTCGCCTACCCCTACCGCGGGTTCTGGAAGCCGACCGACACGGTCAAGGAACGGGTCCAACTGGACAACGCCTACACCCACGGCGACCGGCCCTGGGCGCTGTGGGAGCACGAGCCGGCGGGCATCGCGTGA
- a CDS encoding PIG-L deacetylase family protein, with protein sequence MIGLGTGRLRRIVALGAHCDDIAIGAGGTLLTICAEHPGIRVDALALSGGGTEREAEERAALTAFCSGADLGVTVLKLPDGRFPAHWEEAKNGLEDLRRRTDPDLVLSPRTADAHQDHRGLARLVPTVFRTHLQLEYEIVKWDGDLGRPEAYVPLSPERAEQKVRLLHEHYPSQRHRPWYDREAFLGLARIRGIECGHRYAEAFDLKKLALDLTAKG encoded by the coding sequence GTGATCGGACTCGGCACCGGCAGGCTCCGGCGGATCGTCGCGCTCGGCGCGCACTGCGACGACATCGCCATCGGAGCCGGCGGCACCCTGCTGACCATCTGCGCCGAGCACCCCGGCATCCGGGTCGACGCGCTGGCCCTGTCCGGCGGCGGCACCGAGCGCGAAGCGGAGGAACGCGCCGCGCTCACCGCCTTCTGCTCGGGCGCCGACCTCGGCGTCACCGTGCTCAAACTGCCCGACGGCCGATTCCCCGCGCACTGGGAGGAAGCCAAGAACGGGCTGGAGGACCTGCGCCGGCGCACCGATCCGGACCTGGTCCTCTCCCCGCGCACGGCCGACGCCCACCAGGACCACCGCGGCTTGGCCCGGCTGGTGCCGACGGTCTTCCGCACGCACCTGCAACTGGAGTACGAGATCGTCAAGTGGGACGGCGATCTGGGCCGGCCCGAGGCCTACGTCCCGCTCTCCCCCGAGCGCGCGGAGCAGAAGGTCCGCCTGCTGCACGAGCACTACCCCTCGCAGCGGCACCGCCCCTGGTACGACCGCGAAGCCTTCCTCGGCCTGGCTCGGATCCGCGGCATCGAATGCGGGCACCGGTACGCGGAAGCGTTCGACCTCAAGAAACTGGCGCTCGACCTCACCGCGAAAGGCTGA